The following are encoded together in the Serratia nematodiphila DZ0503SBS1 genome:
- the mglB gene encoding galactose/glucose ABC transporter substrate-binding protein MglB has translation MNKKVFTLAAMAAAMMFGAAAHADTRIGVTIYKYDDNFMSVVRKAIEKDAKASPDVTLLMNDSQNDQSKQNDQIDVLLAKGVKALAINLVDPAAAPVVIDKARANDIPVVFYNKEPSRKALDSYDKAYYVGTDSKESGVIQGELIAKHWQANPAWDLNKDGQIQFVLLKGEPGHPDAEARTTYVVKTLNEKGIKTQQLQMDTAMWDTAQAKDKMDAWLSGPNANKIEVVIANNDAMAMGAVEALKAHNKTSIPVFGVDALPEALALVKSGAMAGTVLNDADNQAKATFELAKNLAAGKPATEGTQYKIENKVVRIPYVGVDKDNLSQFVK, from the coding sequence ATGAATAAGAAGGTTTTCACCCTGGCCGCCATGGCCGCTGCCATGATGTTTGGCGCCGCAGCCCATGCTGATACCCGTATTGGCGTCACGATTTACAAATACGACGACAACTTCATGTCGGTGGTGCGTAAGGCGATCGAGAAAGACGCCAAGGCTTCACCGGACGTTACCCTGCTGATGAATGATTCGCAGAACGACCAGTCCAAGCAGAACGATCAGATCGACGTGCTGCTGGCCAAGGGCGTGAAAGCGCTGGCGATCAACCTGGTCGACCCGGCCGCGGCGCCGGTGGTTATCGATAAGGCGCGCGCAAACGATATCCCGGTGGTGTTCTACAACAAAGAACCTTCCCGCAAGGCGCTGGACAGCTATGACAAGGCATATTACGTCGGCACCGACTCCAAAGAATCCGGCGTGATCCAGGGCGAACTGATCGCCAAACACTGGCAAGCCAACCCGGCCTGGGATCTGAATAAAGACGGCCAGATCCAGTTCGTGCTGCTGAAGGGCGAGCCGGGCCACCCGGATGCCGAAGCGCGCACCACCTACGTGGTGAAAACGCTGAACGAAAAAGGCATCAAGACCCAGCAGCTGCAGATGGATACCGCGATGTGGGATACCGCGCAGGCGAAAGACAAGATGGATGCCTGGCTCTCCGGCCCGAACGCCAACAAGATCGAAGTGGTGATCGCCAACAACGACGCCATGGCGATGGGCGCGGTGGAAGCGCTGAAAGCGCACAACAAGACCAGTATTCCGGTGTTCGGCGTCGATGCGCTGCCTGAAGCGCTGGCGCTGGTGAAATCCGGCGCGATGGCGGGCACGGTGCTGAACGACGCCGACAACCAGGCGAAGGCCACCTTCGAGCTGGCGAAAAACCTGGCGGCGGGCAAGCCGGCCACCGAAGGCACCCAATATAAAATCGAAAATAAAGTCGTGCGTATTCCTTACGTCGGCGTAGATAAAGACAACCTGTCTCAGTTTGTTAAATAA
- the mglA gene encoding galactose/methyl galactoside ABC transporter ATP-binding protein MglA, translating to MADSSREFLLEMTDICKSFPGVKALDNVNLRVRPHSIHALMGENGAGKSTLLKCLFGIYKKDSGSIVFQGREIDFKSSKEALEHGVSMVHQELNLVLQRTVMDNMWLGRYPTKGLFVDQDKMFKDTQAIFDELDIDINPREKVGNLSVSQMQMIEIAKAFSYDAKIVIMDEPTSSLTEKEVNHLFTIIRKLKERGCGIVYISHKMEEIFQLCDEITVLRDGQWIATQPLEGLDMDKIIAMMVGRSLSQRFPDRQNTPGEVILEVKNLTSLRQPSIRDVSFDLHQGEILGIAGLVGAKRTDIVETLFGIREKVAGTIKLHGKAIDNHSANEAINHGFALVTEERRSTGIYAYLDVGFNSLISNIRNYKNKLGLLDNARMKSDTQWVIDAMRVKTPGHHTHIGSLSGGNQQKVIIGRWLLTQPEILMLDEPTRGIDVGAKFEIYQLMTELAKKGKGIIIVSSEMPELLGITDRILVMSNGQVAGIVNTKQTSQNEILRLASLHL from the coding sequence ATGGCCGATAGCTCACGCGAATTTTTGCTGGAAATGACGGATATCTGTAAGTCATTTCCCGGCGTCAAAGCCTTGGACAATGTCAATTTACGCGTCCGTCCGCACTCGATTCACGCCCTGATGGGGGAGAATGGCGCGGGGAAATCGACGTTGTTGAAATGCCTGTTCGGCATTTACAAAAAAGACAGCGGCAGCATTGTATTTCAGGGCCGGGAAATCGATTTCAAGAGCTCGAAGGAAGCGCTGGAACACGGCGTTTCGATGGTGCATCAGGAGCTGAACCTGGTGCTGCAACGCACCGTGATGGACAACATGTGGCTGGGGCGCTACCCGACCAAAGGCCTGTTCGTCGATCAGGACAAGATGTTCAAAGACACTCAGGCGATCTTCGACGAGCTGGATATTGACATCAACCCGCGCGAAAAGGTGGGCAACCTGTCGGTGTCGCAGATGCAGATGATCGAGATTGCCAAGGCGTTTTCCTACGACGCCAAGATCGTCATCATGGATGAACCGACCTCTTCGCTGACGGAGAAAGAGGTCAATCACCTGTTCACCATCATCCGCAAGCTGAAAGAGCGCGGCTGCGGCATCGTCTATATCTCGCACAAGATGGAAGAGATCTTCCAGCTGTGCGACGAGATAACGGTGCTGCGCGACGGCCAGTGGATCGCCACCCAGCCGCTGGAAGGGCTGGATATGGACAAGATCATCGCCATGATGGTCGGCCGCTCGCTGAGCCAGCGTTTCCCCGACAGGCAGAACACGCCGGGTGAGGTGATCCTCGAGGTGAAGAACCTGACATCGCTGCGCCAGCCTTCGATCCGCGATGTTTCCTTCGATTTGCATCAGGGCGAGATCCTCGGCATCGCCGGGCTGGTGGGCGCCAAGCGCACCGATATCGTCGAGACGCTGTTCGGCATTCGTGAAAAGGTGGCGGGCACCATCAAGCTGCACGGCAAGGCGATCGACAACCACAGCGCCAACGAAGCGATCAACCACGGCTTTGCGCTGGTGACCGAAGAGCGGCGATCCACCGGGATTTACGCCTACCTCGACGTGGGTTTCAACTCGCTGATCTCCAATATCCGCAATTATAAAAACAAGCTCGGCCTGCTGGATAACGCGCGGATGAAGAGCGACACCCAATGGGTGATCGACGCCATGCGGGTGAAAACGCCGGGGCATCACACCCATATCGGCTCGCTGTCCGGCGGCAATCAGCAGAAGGTGATCATCGGCCGTTGGCTGCTGACGCAGCCGGAGATCCTGATGCTGGATGAACCGACGCGCGGCATCGACGTGGGTGCCAAGTTCGAGATCTATCAGCTGATGACCGAGCTGGCGAAGAAGGGCAAGGGGATCATTATCGTCTCGTCCGAAATGCCGGAGCTGTTGGGGATCACCGACCGTATTTTGGTGATGAGCAATGGTCAGGTTGCGGGCATCGTTAACACCAAACAGACCTCGCAAAATGAAATCTTACGTCTCGCCTCCCTGCACCTTTAA
- a CDS encoding NAD-dependent malic enzyme, translating to MELEYESKRPLYIPYAGPILLEFPLLNKGSAFTEEERSHFNLHGLLPEAVETIEEQVERAYRQYQDFKNDNDKHIYLRNIQDTNETLFYRLLDSHLSEMMPIIYTPTVGEACEHFSDIYRRARGLFISYPNRDRIDDMLQNATKQNVKVIVVTDGERILGLGDQGIGGMGIPIGKLSLYTACGGISPAYTLPVVLDVGTNNPQRLNDPLYMGWRHPRISGEEYHAFVEEFIQAVKRRWPNVLLQFEDFAQNNATPLLNRYRDEICCFNDDIQGTAAVTLGSLIAASRAAGSQLRDQTVTFLGAGSAGCGIAEQIIAQMKSEGLSEDEARARVFMVDRFGLLTDKLPNLLDFQSKLVQKSDNLAGWETASDAISLLDVVRNAKPTILIGVSGQPGLFTEELIREMHKHCERPIVMPLSNPTSRVEARPEDIINWTDGAALVATGSPFAPVSYKEQLYPIAQCNNSYIFPGIGLGVLASGATRVTDAMLMAASRALADCSPLATDGHGALLPNIDDIQGVSKCIAMEVGKAAQLQGVAIVTSEDALSKAIEHNFWRPQYRSYKRTSF from the coding sequence ATGGAACTAGAATACGAAAGCAAACGCCCGCTCTATATCCCTTACGCCGGCCCGATTCTGCTGGAATTTCCGCTGCTGAACAAAGGCAGCGCTTTCACCGAGGAAGAACGTAGCCACTTCAACCTGCACGGCCTGCTGCCGGAAGCGGTGGAGACCATCGAAGAACAGGTGGAACGCGCCTACCGTCAGTATCAGGATTTCAAGAACGATAACGATAAGCATATCTATCTGCGCAACATCCAGGACACCAACGAAACCCTGTTCTATCGCCTGCTGGACTCACACCTGAGTGAGATGATGCCGATCATCTACACCCCGACCGTCGGCGAGGCCTGCGAACACTTCTCCGATATCTACCGCCGCGCGCGCGGGCTGTTCATCTCCTACCCGAACCGCGATCGCATCGATGACATGCTGCAAAACGCCACCAAGCAGAACGTCAAGGTGATCGTGGTCACCGACGGCGAGCGCATTCTCGGCCTGGGCGATCAGGGCATCGGCGGCATGGGGATTCCAATTGGCAAGCTGTCGCTGTACACCGCCTGCGGCGGCATCAGCCCGGCCTACACCCTGCCGGTGGTACTGGACGTCGGCACCAACAACCCGCAGCGCCTCAACGATCCGCTGTACATGGGCTGGCGCCATCCACGCATCTCCGGCGAGGAGTACCACGCCTTCGTCGAAGAGTTTATTCAGGCGGTCAAACGCCGCTGGCCGAACGTGCTGCTGCAGTTCGAAGACTTCGCGCAGAACAACGCCACCCCGCTGCTGAACCGCTACCGCGACGAGATCTGCTGCTTTAACGACGACATCCAGGGCACCGCCGCGGTCACCCTCGGCAGCCTGATCGCCGCCAGCCGCGCAGCCGGCAGCCAGCTGCGCGATCAAACCGTCACCTTCCTCGGCGCCGGTTCCGCGGGCTGCGGCATCGCCGAGCAGATCATCGCGCAGATGAAGTCCGAAGGGTTGAGCGAAGACGAAGCGCGCGCCCGCGTGTTCATGGTCGACCGTTTCGGCCTGCTGACCGACAAACTGCCGAACCTGCTCGATTTCCAGAGCAAGCTGGTGCAGAAGAGCGACAACCTGGCCGGCTGGGAAACCGCCAGCGACGCCATCTCGCTGCTGGACGTGGTGCGCAACGCCAAGCCGACCATTCTGATCGGCGTGTCCGGCCAGCCGGGGCTGTTTACCGAAGAGCTGATCCGCGAGATGCACAAGCACTGCGAACGCCCTATCGTGATGCCGCTGTCCAACCCGACCTCGCGCGTGGAAGCCCGCCCGGAAGACATCATCAACTGGACCGACGGCGCCGCCCTGGTGGCGACCGGCAGCCCGTTCGCGCCGGTAAGCTACAAAGAGCAGCTGTACCCGATCGCCCAGTGCAATAACTCCTACATCTTCCCGGGGATCGGTCTGGGCGTGCTGGCCTCCGGCGCCACTCGCGTCACCGACGCCATGCTGATGGCCGCCAGCCGCGCACTAGCGGACTGTTCGCCGCTGGCTACCGACGGCCACGGCGCGCTGCTGCCGAATATCGACGATATTCAGGGCGTGTCGAAGTGCATCGCCATGGAAGTGGGTAAAGCCGCCCAGCTGCAGGGCGTGGCGATCGTCACCTCCGAAGATGCGCTGTCGAAAGCCATCGAGCACAACTTCTGGCGGCCGCAGTACCGCAGCTACAAGCGCACCTCGTTCTGA
- the ptrR gene encoding putrescine utilization regulator PtrR, producing MDLTQLRMFCCVAETGSVARAAEQLHRVPSNLTTRLRQLEQELGADLFIREKQRLRLSPMGHNFLCYANRILALSDEAMSITHAGEPAGNFALGSMESTAATRLPSLLAAYHQRFSQVSLSLTTGTSGEIADRVRAGTLAAALVDGPVPYDELNGCIAYPEHMVVISCLDHAPIHSAKDANGETLFAFRASCSYRLRLEAWFKREGARPGQIMEIQSYHAMLACVASGAGLAMIPHSVLSLLPGHERVRVHTLPPDVADTATWLLWRRDAFGPNVRALKELIIEQTETAAVDESTPNDLSDVSDIA from the coding sequence ATGGATCTGACCCAGCTTCGCATGTTCTGCTGCGTAGCGGAAACCGGCTCGGTCGCCCGCGCCGCCGAGCAGCTGCACCGCGTGCCGTCGAATCTGACCACCCGGCTGCGCCAGCTCGAGCAGGAGCTGGGCGCCGATCTGTTTATCCGCGAAAAACAGCGCCTGCGCCTGTCGCCGATGGGCCATAACTTTCTGTGCTACGCCAACCGCATCCTGGCGCTGAGCGACGAGGCGATGAGCATCACCCATGCCGGCGAACCGGCGGGCAACTTCGCTCTCGGCTCGATGGAGAGCACCGCCGCCACCCGCCTGCCCTCGCTGCTGGCGGCTTACCACCAGCGCTTCTCGCAGGTGTCTCTGTCGCTGACCACCGGCACCTCCGGCGAAATCGCCGATCGGGTGCGCGCCGGCACGCTGGCGGCGGCGCTGGTCGACGGCCCGGTGCCTTATGACGAGTTGAACGGCTGTATCGCCTATCCTGAACATATGGTGGTGATCTCCTGTCTCGATCACGCGCCGATCCACAGCGCCAAAGACGCCAACGGCGAGACGCTGTTCGCCTTTCGCGCCAGCTGCTCCTACCGCCTGCGGCTGGAGGCCTGGTTCAAGCGCGAAGGCGCACGGCCGGGGCAGATCATGGAGATCCAGTCCTATCACGCCATGCTGGCCTGCGTCGCCAGCGGCGCCGGGCTGGCGATGATCCCGCATTCGGTGCTCAGCCTGCTGCCGGGCCATGAGCGGGTTCGGGTTCACACTCTGCCGCCGGACGTGGCCGACACCGCCACCTGGCTGCTGTGGCGCCGCGACGCGTTCGGGCCGAACGTGCGCGCGCTGAAAGAATTGATTATTGAACAGACGGAAACCGCCGCTGTTGATGAAAGCACCCCCAACGATTTATCAGACGTTAGCGATATCGCCTGA
- the cdd gene encoding cytidine deaminase has product MHPRFHTAFSALPATLQSALRPYLDAPDFPAMFTAEQAAAIRTGCGLDDDALAFALLPLAAACSLTPISHFHVGAIARGQSGNLYFGANMEFSGAPLQQTVHAEQCAVTHAWLRGEPALASVTVNYTPCGHCRQFMNELNSGGELQIRLPGRAPTTLADYLPDAFGPKDLDIASLLMDKVDHGHRLALDDALAQAALAAANQSHAPYSNAHSGVALETQDGSLYAGRYAENAAFNPSLPPLQAALILLNLSGGDCLNIRRAVLAEPQKAILSQWDATRATLAALGCQNVSRAAF; this is encoded by the coding sequence ATGCATCCGCGTTTTCACACCGCTTTCAGCGCACTGCCCGCGACACTGCAATCCGCCCTGCGGCCCTATCTGGACGCGCCAGACTTTCCGGCGATGTTCACGGCCGAGCAAGCGGCGGCGATCCGCACAGGCTGCGGGCTGGACGATGATGCGCTGGCATTCGCGCTGCTGCCGCTGGCGGCGGCCTGCTCGTTAACCCCGATATCGCACTTTCACGTCGGCGCCATCGCGCGCGGGCAAAGCGGCAACCTCTATTTCGGCGCCAATATGGAGTTCAGCGGCGCGCCGCTGCAGCAAACCGTGCATGCAGAGCAGTGCGCGGTTACCCATGCCTGGCTGCGCGGCGAGCCGGCGCTGGCCTCGGTCACCGTCAACTACACGCCGTGCGGCCATTGCCGCCAGTTTATGAATGAACTGAACAGCGGCGGCGAGCTGCAGATCCGTCTGCCGGGCCGCGCGCCGACCACGCTGGCGGACTATCTGCCGGACGCCTTCGGCCCGAAAGATCTGGATATCGCTTCGCTGCTGATGGACAAGGTCGATCACGGCCACCGGCTGGCGCTGGACGATGCGCTGGCGCAGGCGGCGCTGGCGGCGGCCAATCAGAGCCATGCTCCGTACAGCAACGCCCACAGCGGCGTAGCGCTGGAAACGCAGGACGGCAGCCTCTACGCCGGCCGCTATGCAGAAAACGCCGCCTTCAACCCGAGCCTGCCGCCGCTGCAGGCTGCGCTGATCCTGCTGAACCTCTCCGGCGGCGATTGCCTGAACATCCGCCGCGCCGTGTTGGCCGAGCCGCAGAAGGCGATCCTCAGCCAGTGGGACGCCACCCGCGCTACCCTGGCGGCGCTGGGCTGCCAGAACGTCAGCCGCGCCGCTTTCTAA
- the yeiB gene encoding DUF418 domain-containing protein YeiB gives MNSHPLPRIATLDCVRGIAILGILLLNISAFGLPKAAYLNPAYLGMPSSRDAWTWALLDIFAQAKFLAMFALLFGAGLQMLLRRGKSWIRARLSWLVLFGLAHAIFLWDGDILLAYGLIGLVCWRMIREAKDTYQLLKTGVVLYLIGVAVLLLLGFVSHGEPGSFWQPGVAELQYEKFWKLQGGFEAWRSRADLLSSSLLAIGAQYGWELAGLMLFGAGLMRSGWLRGSYSSGYYLRQAAWLLPLSVLIQLPAVALQWQVHWDYRWSGFLLQVPRELGAPLQAMGYLALCYGFWPALSRLRIARWLSQVGRMALSNYLLQTLICTTLFYRFGLYEQFDRLQLLAFVPLVWLVNLVFSALWLRYFEQGPMEWLWRKLTQMAAGEAESKALK, from the coding sequence ATGAACAGTCATCCTCTGCCGCGCATTGCCACGCTGGACTGCGTGCGCGGCATCGCCATCCTCGGCATTTTATTGCTGAACATCAGCGCCTTCGGCTTGCCGAAGGCCGCCTACCTCAATCCGGCCTATCTGGGGATGCCGTCATCGCGCGATGCCTGGACCTGGGCGCTGCTGGATATCTTCGCCCAGGCCAAGTTCCTGGCGATGTTCGCGCTGCTGTTCGGCGCCGGGCTGCAAATGCTGCTGCGGCGCGGCAAAAGCTGGATCCGCGCGCGGCTGTCGTGGCTGGTGTTGTTCGGCCTCGCGCACGCCATCTTCCTGTGGGACGGTGACATTCTGCTGGCCTACGGGCTGATCGGCCTGGTGTGCTGGCGCATGATCCGCGAGGCCAAAGACACCTACCAGCTGCTGAAAACCGGCGTCGTGCTGTACCTGATTGGCGTGGCGGTGCTGCTGCTGCTCGGTTTTGTCTCGCACGGTGAGCCGGGCAGCTTCTGGCAGCCGGGCGTGGCGGAGTTGCAGTACGAGAAGTTTTGGAAGCTGCAGGGCGGTTTCGAAGCCTGGCGCAGCCGCGCCGATCTGCTCTCGTCCAGCCTGCTGGCCATCGGCGCGCAGTATGGCTGGGAGCTGGCGGGGCTGATGCTGTTCGGCGCCGGGCTGATGCGCAGCGGCTGGCTGCGCGGCAGCTATTCCTCCGGCTATTACCTGCGGCAGGCGGCGTGGCTGCTGCCGCTTTCGGTGCTGATCCAACTGCCGGCGGTGGCGCTGCAATGGCAGGTACACTGGGACTATCGCTGGAGCGGTTTCCTGCTGCAGGTGCCGCGCGAGCTGGGCGCGCCGCTGCAGGCGATGGGCTATCTGGCGCTGTGTTACGGTTTCTGGCCCGCGCTGTCGCGCCTGCGCATCGCCCGCTGGCTGAGCCAGGTGGGGCGTATGGCGTTAAGCAACTACCTGCTGCAAACGCTGATCTGCACCACGCTGTTTTATCGCTTTGGCCTCTATGAGCAGTTTGACCGGCTGCAGCTGCTGGCGTTTGTGCCGCTGGTCTGGTTGGTCAACCTGGTCTTTTCCGCACTGTGGCTGCGTTACTTCGAACAGGGGCCGATGGAATGGCTGTGGCGCAAATTGACGCAGATGGCCGCCGGCGAAGCGGAATCCAAAGCGCTGAAGTGA
- the sanA gene encoding outer membrane permeability protein SanA, translated as MWKRLIISLFIIIAVLMGSAIALDRWISWKTAPYVYDELQELPHRQVGVVLGTAKYYRTGVINQYYRYRIQGAINAYNSGKVKYLLLSGDNAQQSYNEPMTMRRDLIAAGVAPSDIVLDYAGFRTLDSIVRTRKVFDTNDFIIITQRFHCERALFIALHMGIQAQCYAVPSPKDMMTVRAREIFARLGALTDLYILKREPRFLGPLIPISAMHTVPEDAQGYPAVSPEQLVELEHKLKEEKQKAKQP; from the coding sequence ATGTGGAAACGCCTGATCATCAGCCTGTTCATCATCATTGCGGTGTTGATGGGTTCGGCTATTGCGCTCGATCGCTGGATCAGTTGGAAAACCGCGCCTTACGTCTACGACGAACTGCAGGAATTGCCGCATCGCCAGGTCGGCGTGGTGCTCGGCACCGCCAAGTATTACCGCACCGGCGTGATCAACCAGTATTACCGTTACCGCATTCAGGGAGCGATCAACGCCTATAACAGCGGCAAGGTGAAATACCTGCTGCTGAGCGGCGACAACGCCCAGCAAAGCTATAACGAACCGATGACCATGCGGCGCGATCTGATCGCCGCCGGCGTGGCGCCGAGCGATATCGTGCTGGATTACGCCGGCTTCCGCACCCTGGATTCCATCGTGCGCACCCGCAAGGTGTTCGACACCAACGATTTCATCATCATCACCCAGCGCTTCCACTGCGAGCGCGCACTGTTCATCGCCCTGCACATGGGCATTCAGGCGCAGTGTTACGCGGTGCCGTCGCCGAAAGACATGATGACGGTGCGCGCCCGCGAGATCTTCGCCCGTCTGGGCGCGCTGACCGATCTGTACATCCTCAAGCGCGAGCCGCGCTTCCTCGGCCCGCTGATCCCGATCTCCGCCATGCACACCGTGCCGGAAGACGCCCAGGGCTATCCCGCCGTCTCGCCGGAACAGTTGGTTGAGCTGGAGCACAAGCTGAAAGAAGAGAAGCAGAAAGCCAAACAGCCCTGA
- the mglC gene encoding galactose/methyl galactoside ABC transporter permease MglC, with product MNALNKKTLFTYFKEGGIYVVLLVLLAIIIIQDPTFLSLMNLSNILTQSSVRIIIALGVAGLIVTQGTDLSAGRQVGLAAVVAATLLQSMDNVNKVFPHMETWSIPLVILLVCAVGAVIGLVNGLIIAYLNVTPFITTLGTMIIVYGINSLYYDSVGASPVAGFDPKFSTFAQGFLRFGDFKLSYITFYALIAIIFVWILWTKTRFGKNIFAIGGNPEAAKVSGVNVPLNLIMIYALSGVFYAFGGLLEAGRIGSATNNLGFMYELDAIAACVVGGVSFAGGVGTVWGVVTGVIIFTVINYGLTYIGINPYWQYIIKGSIIIFAVALDSLKYAKKK from the coding sequence ATGAACGCGCTAAATAAAAAAACCTTATTTACCTATTTCAAGGAAGGCGGCATTTACGTGGTGTTGCTGGTGCTGTTGGCTATCATCATCATTCAGGACCCGACTTTCCTCAGCCTGATGAACCTGAGCAATATCCTGACGCAGTCTTCGGTGCGCATCATCATCGCGCTGGGCGTGGCGGGGCTGATCGTCACCCAGGGCACCGACCTGTCCGCCGGGCGGCAGGTGGGGTTGGCGGCGGTGGTGGCGGCCACGCTGCTGCAATCGATGGATAACGTCAACAAGGTGTTCCCGCACATGGAAACCTGGTCGATTCCCCTGGTCATCCTGCTGGTATGTGCGGTCGGCGCGGTGATCGGCCTGGTTAACGGCCTGATTATCGCCTATCTCAACGTGACGCCGTTCATCACCACCTTGGGCACCATGATCATCGTCTACGGCATCAACTCGCTGTATTACGATTCGGTCGGCGCGTCGCCGGTCGCGGGCTTTGATCCGAAGTTTTCCACCTTTGCCCAAGGCTTCTTGCGCTTCGGCGATTTTAAGCTGTCGTATATTACCTTCTACGCGCTGATTGCCATCATTTTCGTCTGGATCCTGTGGACCAAGACCCGCTTCGGCAAGAACATCTTCGCCATCGGCGGCAACCCGGAAGCGGCCAAGGTCTCCGGCGTCAACGTGCCGCTGAACCTGATCATGATCTATGCGCTGTCCGGCGTGTTCTACGCCTTCGGCGGCCTGCTGGAAGCGGGGCGTATCGGCAGCGCCACCAATAACCTTGGCTTTATGTATGAGCTGGACGCCATCGCCGCCTGCGTGGTGGGGGGCGTATCCTTCGCCGGCGGCGTGGGTACGGTGTGGGGCGTGGTGACAGGGGTGATCATCTTTACCGTCATCAACTACGGCCTGACCTATATCGGCATCAACCCGTACTGGCAGTACATCATCAAGGGCAGCATCATCATCTTCGCCGTGGCGCTGGACTCGTTGAAATACGCCAAGAAGAAGTAG
- the folE gene encoding GTP cyclohydrolase I FolE yields the protein MTSLSKEAALVHAALEERGLETPLRGEVLDRETRKRRIKEHMTEIMQLLNLDLSDDSLAETPHRIAKMYVDEIFSGLDYANFPKITVIENKMKVDEMVTVRDITLTSTCEHHFVTIDGKATVAYIPKDSVIGLSKINRIVQFFSQRPQVQERLTQQILVALQTLLGTNNVAVSIDAVHYCVKARGIRDATSATTTTSLGGLFKSSQNTRQEFLRAVRHHQG from the coding sequence ATGACATCATTAAGTAAAGAAGCCGCGCTGGTGCATGCGGCACTGGAAGAGCGTGGTCTGGAGACACCGCTGCGCGGGGAAGTGCTGGATCGCGAAACGCGCAAGCGTCGCATCAAAGAGCACATGACCGAAATCATGCAGCTGCTGAATCTCGATCTGTCCGATGACAGCCTGGCGGAAACGCCGCATCGCATCGCCAAAATGTATGTCGACGAGATCTTCTCCGGGCTGGACTACGCCAACTTCCCGAAAATCACCGTCATCGAGAACAAGATGAAGGTGGATGAGATGGTGACGGTGCGCGATATCACGCTGACCAGCACCTGTGAACACCACTTCGTGACCATCGACGGCAAGGCTACCGTGGCCTATATCCCGAAAGACTCGGTGATCGGCCTGTCGAAGATCAACCGCATCGTGCAGTTCTTCTCCCAGCGTCCGCAGGTGCAAGAGCGCCTGACCCAGCAGATCCTGGTGGCGCTGCAGACCCTACTCGGCACCAATAACGTGGCGGTATCGATCGATGCGGTCCATTATTGTGTCAAGGCGCGCGGTATCCGCGACGCGACCAGCGCCACCACCACTACCTCGCTGGGGGGGCTGTTCAAGTCCAGCCAGAATACCCGCCAGGAGTTCCTGCGTGCGGTGCGTCATCACCAGGGGTGA
- the galS gene encoding HTH-type transcriptional regulator GalS: MPPVHPITIRDVAKRAGVSVATVSRVLNHSALTSKETREQVLQAVADLGYRPNANAQALATQSSDTLGVVVMDVSDPFFGALVKAVDTVAQKHHKYLLIGNSYHQADKERHAIEVLIRQRCNALIVHAKALSDAELIGFLEQVPGMVLINRIIPGYEPRCVGLDNVCGAEMAMRLLLSQGHRRIGYLGSNHPIEDGPLRQQGYAQAMAAAGLATPDNWRAYGSPDLQGGEAAMVELLGRNLQLSAVFAYNDAMAAGAMAVLKENGITVPQHFSLIGFDDIPIARYTSPKLTTVRYPIVSMATLATELALQGAAGLAEPQAAHLFMPTLVRRHSVAPWQSEATVTL; the protein is encoded by the coding sequence ATGCCTCCAGTTCATCCGATCACCATTCGCGACGTGGCGAAACGCGCCGGGGTCTCCGTGGCGACCGTCTCCCGCGTGCTGAACCACAGCGCGCTGACCAGCAAAGAGACGCGCGAGCAGGTGCTGCAGGCGGTGGCGGATCTGGGCTATCGCCCCAATGCCAACGCGCAGGCGTTGGCGACCCAAAGCAGCGATACGTTGGGCGTGGTGGTGATGGACGTCTCCGATCCGTTCTTCGGCGCGCTGGTGAAAGCGGTAGACACGGTGGCGCAGAAACACCACAAGTATCTGCTGATCGGCAACAGCTATCATCAGGCGGACAAAGAGCGCCACGCGATCGAAGTGCTGATCCGCCAGCGCTGTAACGCCCTGATTGTTCACGCCAAAGCCCTGAGCGACGCCGAGCTGATCGGTTTTCTGGAGCAGGTGCCGGGCATGGTGCTGATCAACCGGATTATCCCCGGCTATGAGCCGCGCTGCGTCGGGCTGGATAACGTCTGCGGCGCAGAAATGGCGATGCGTCTTTTGCTGTCGCAGGGCCACCGGCGCATCGGCTATTTGGGCTCCAATCACCCGATCGAAGACGGGCCGCTGCGCCAGCAGGGCTATGCGCAGGCGATGGCCGCCGCCGGGCTGGCCACGCCCGACAACTGGCGTGCCTACGGTTCGCCGGATCTGCAGGGCGGCGAGGCGGCGATGGTCGAGCTGCTGGGGCGCAACTTACAGCTGAGCGCGGTGTTCGCCTACAACGACGCTATGGCCGCCGGCGCTATGGCGGTGTTGAAAGAAAACGGTATCACGGTGCCGCAGCATTTCTCGCTGATCGGCTTCGACGACATTCCCATCGCGCGTTATACCAGCCCCAAACTCACCACGGTGCGCTACCCGATCGTCTCGATGGCCACGCTGGCGACCGAGCTGGCATTGCAGGGCGCAGCAGGCCTGGCGGAGCCGCAGGCCGCTCACCTGTTCATGCCGACGCTGGTGCGGCGCCATTCTGTCGCCCCCTGGCAAAGTGAGGCGACGGTCACTCTCTGA